One window of the Shimwellia blattae DSM 4481 = NBRC 105725 genome contains the following:
- the folP gene encoding dihydropteroate synthase, with product MILTAQGTTLDLTHPHVMGILNVTPDSFSDGGQHNSLVEAVKHANLMINAGATIIDIGGESTRPGAAEVSTQEELDRVIPVVEAIARRFEVWVSVDTSKAEVICESARAGAHIINDIRSLQEPGALEAAARTGLPVCLMHMQGEPKTMQAAPAYDDVFTDVMQFFTTQIARCEAAGITKDKLLLDPGFGFGKNLSHNYQLLARLAEFHHFGLPLLVGMSRKSMVGQLLNVGPNQRLSGSLACAVIAAMQGAQILRVHDVKETVDAMRVVEATLAAKGNTYYE from the coding sequence ATGATTCTGACCGCCCAGGGCACTACGCTGGATCTTACCCACCCCCATGTGATGGGGATTCTGAATGTCACACCGGATTCATTTTCTGACGGCGGTCAGCATAACTCCCTGGTGGAAGCGGTTAAACACGCTAATCTGATGATTAACGCGGGCGCGACCATCATTGATATTGGCGGCGAATCTACCCGCCCGGGGGCGGCGGAAGTGAGCACGCAAGAAGAGCTGGATCGGGTGATTCCGGTTGTTGAGGCCATCGCCCGGCGCTTTGAGGTCTGGGTGTCGGTAGATACCTCCAAAGCGGAGGTTATCTGTGAGTCTGCCCGGGCCGGTGCGCATATTATCAATGATATCCGCTCACTGCAGGAGCCCGGCGCACTGGAGGCGGCCGCCCGGACAGGGCTGCCGGTCTGCCTGATGCATATGCAGGGGGAGCCGAAGACCATGCAGGCCGCCCCGGCCTATGACGATGTCTTCACCGATGTGATGCAATTTTTTACCACCCAGATTGCCCGCTGCGAGGCGGCCGGCATTACGAAAGATAAATTGTTGCTCGACCCTGGCTTCGGTTTCGGTAAGAATCTCAGCCATAATTATCAGCTTCTGGCACGACTGGCAGAGTTCCACCACTTTGGCTTGCCGCTTCTGGTGGGGATGTCCCGTAAATCTATGGTGGGGCAGTTGCTGAATGTCGGCCCGAATCAGCGCCTGAGCGGTAGCCTGGCATGCGCCGTAATTGCGGCCATGCAGGGGGCGCAGATCCTGCGGGTTCACGATGTTAAAGAGACGGTGGACGCCATGCGCGTGGTAGAGGCAACGCTTGCTGCGAAGGGAAATACATATTATGAGTAA
- the dcuC gene encoding C4-dicarboxylate transporter DcuC — protein sequence MPLIIALIAILFAGRLILKRYHPQSVLLLTGIALLLIAQFTQGVSLSSLVHKTTGLGMLDAFEYIRDTLSSRTGGLGLQIMLIGGFATYMSVTGASQVLVRIASRPLQRLNSPYLLLALALVLGQFLSLFISSATGLGLLLMATLYPLLIRLGCSRAAVAAVIASTCAVEFGPGSGNSVLAAKTAGIEIVDYFVNDQLPVVVPVILFVALVHALTQRFFDKRAQPEAASGDPLSESRDSGAPQAPLLYLLLPMLPLAIMLLCSKLVFSSLRITLDTAVLLSLAIALICEYIRWRNARDVMAGLQKVFDTMGGVFASVITLIVAGEVFSAGLKAVGAVDSLLSLSGDAGLSAASIILLMTLITFVISALMGSGNAAFFSFAPMIPQISEHIGSNVAVMMLPVQISAGIGRTLSPIAGVIIAIAGIAGVSPVEIVKRTALPMLSGWLLMIVITFLRSGHLMAIVPWLAGLVVVTVAGVMLARNRRKVPEHA from the coding sequence ATGCCGTTGATTATTGCGCTGATCGCCATCCTGTTCGCCGGGCGGCTGATCCTCAAACGCTACCACCCCCAGTCGGTGCTACTGCTTACCGGTATTGCCTTATTACTGATTGCGCAGTTTACCCAGGGGGTCAGCCTCAGCAGCCTGGTGCATAAAACCACCGGGCTGGGCATGCTGGATGCCTTTGAATATATCCGTGATACCCTGAGTAGCCGCACCGGCGGTCTGGGCCTGCAAATTATGCTGATTGGCGGCTTCGCGACCTATATGTCGGTCACCGGCGCAAGCCAGGTGCTGGTACGCATTGCCTCCCGGCCGCTGCAGCGTCTGAATTCACCCTACCTGTTACTGGCTCTGGCGCTGGTGCTGGGCCAGTTTTTATCGCTGTTTATCAGCAGCGCAACCGGGCTTGGCCTGTTACTGATGGCCACCCTCTATCCGTTGTTGATCCGTCTGGGGTGCAGCCGCGCCGCCGTGGCGGCGGTGATTGCCAGTACCTGTGCCGTGGAGTTTGGCCCGGGCTCAGGGAACTCCGTGCTGGCGGCCAAAACTGCCGGTATTGAGATTGTCGACTATTTTGTGAACGACCAGCTACCGGTGGTGGTGCCGGTTATTCTGTTTGTCGCCCTGGTTCACGCCCTGACGCAGCGCTTTTTTGATAAGCGCGCACAGCCGGAAGCGGCCAGCGGCGATCCGCTCTCCGAAAGCCGTGATTCAGGTGCCCCGCAGGCTCCCCTGCTCTACCTGCTGTTACCCATGCTCCCGCTGGCAATCATGCTGCTGTGCAGTAAGCTGGTGTTCTCATCTTTGCGTATCACGCTGGATACGGCGGTACTGCTGAGCCTGGCTATCGCCCTGATTTGCGAGTATATCCGCTGGCGCAATGCCCGGGACGTGATGGCAGGGTTACAAAAAGTCTTCGATACCATGGGCGGGGTGTTCGCCAGCGTGATTACGCTGATTGTGGCCGGTGAAGTCTTCTCCGCCGGGCTGAAGGCCGTGGGCGCGGTGGATTCCCTGCTCAGCCTGTCCGGGGATGCCGGGTTAAGTGCGGCTTCCATTATTCTGCTGATGACGCTTATCACCTTTGTGATTTCCGCGCTGATGGGCTCGGGCAATGCGGCGTTTTTCTCCTTCGCGCCGATGATCCCGCAAATCAGTGAGCATATTGGCAGTAATGTGGCGGTGATGATGCTGCCGGTGCAGATTTCTGCCGGGATCGGCCGCACCCTGTCGCCCATTGCCGGGGTGATTATCGCCATTGCCGGGATTGCCGGGGTCTCGCCGGTAGAGATAGTGAAGCGCACAGCGCTGCCGATGCTGAGCGGCTGGCTGCTGATGATCGTGATAACCTTCCTGCGCTCCGGGCATCTGATGGCTATCGTTCCCTGGCTGGCAGGGCTGGTGGTCGTGACCGTTGCCGGGGTAATGCTGGCGCGCAACCGGCGTAAAGTACCGGAACACGCCTGA
- the glmM gene encoding phosphoglucosamine mutase — MSNRKYFGTDGVRGKVGQSPITPDFVLKLGWAAGKVLARNGSRQVIIGKDTRISGYMLESALEAGLAAAGLSAAFTGPMPTPAIAYLTRTFRAEAGIVISASHNPYDDNGIKFFSTEGTKLPDDVEAAIEESLEQEISCVESADLGKAARIVDAAGRYIEFCKGTFPNELSLSKLKIVVDCANGATYHIAPSVLRELGAEVIAVGCSPNGLNINDHCGATDVRMLQERVLAEKADLGIALDGDGDRVIMVDHEGNKVDGDQILYIIAREALRQGQLQGGAVGTLMSNMGLELALKDLGIPFARAKVGDRYVLETMKEKGWRIGAENSGHVILLDKTTTGDGIVAGLQVLAAIARNHMTLKDLCGGMKLLPQILINVRYTAGSGDPLENATVKAVTAAVEEELGNRGRVLLRKSGTEPLIRVMVEGENEALVTGLANRIADAVKAA, encoded by the coding sequence ATGAGTAACCGCAAATATTTTGGTACTGATGGTGTCCGGGGTAAGGTGGGGCAGTCTCCGATTACGCCGGATTTTGTCCTGAAGCTGGGCTGGGCCGCCGGGAAAGTGCTGGCCCGCAACGGCTCCCGCCAGGTGATCATCGGTAAAGATACGCGTATCTCTGGCTATATGCTGGAGTCCGCACTGGAAGCGGGCCTGGCCGCGGCGGGCCTGTCGGCTGCCTTTACCGGCCCGATGCCGACCCCGGCCATCGCTTACCTGACCCGCACTTTCCGCGCCGAAGCCGGGATTGTTATCTCTGCGTCTCATAACCCTTACGACGATAACGGCATTAAATTCTTCTCTACCGAAGGCACCAAATTGCCGGACGACGTAGAAGCCGCGATTGAAGAGAGCCTTGAGCAGGAGATTAGCTGCGTTGAGTCTGCCGATCTTGGTAAAGCGGCGCGCATTGTGGATGCGGCGGGCCGGTATATTGAGTTTTGTAAGGGGACGTTCCCGAATGAGCTGAGCCTCAGCAAACTTAAGATTGTGGTTGATTGTGCCAACGGCGCCACCTACCACATTGCCCCCAGCGTGCTGCGGGAGCTGGGCGCTGAGGTGATCGCCGTGGGCTGCTCGCCAAACGGGCTCAATATTAACGATCACTGCGGCGCCACCGATGTGCGCATGCTGCAGGAGCGCGTACTGGCGGAAAAAGCCGATCTCGGCATTGCGCTGGATGGCGACGGTGACCGGGTTATCATGGTGGACCATGAAGGCAACAAAGTGGACGGCGATCAGATCCTCTACATTATTGCCCGGGAAGCCTTACGCCAGGGGCAGCTTCAGGGGGGGGCCGTTGGCACCCTGATGAGCAATATGGGGCTGGAGCTGGCGCTGAAAGACCTGGGGATCCCGTTTGCCCGGGCCAAAGTGGGCGACCGCTACGTGCTGGAAACCATGAAAGAGAAAGGCTGGCGCATCGGCGCGGAGAACTCCGGCCATGTGATCCTGCTGGATAAAACAACCACCGGGGACGGTATCGTCGCCGGGTTGCAGGTGCTGGCGGCCATTGCCCGTAACCATATGACGCTCAAAGATCTGTGTGGCGGCATGAAACTGCTGCCGCAGATCCTTATCAATGTCCGCTACACCGCAGGCAGTGGCGATCCGCTGGAAAATGCCACGGTGAAAGCCGTGACCGCCGCAGTGGAAGAGGAACTGGGTAACCGGGGACGGGTACTGTTACGCAAATCCGGCACGGAGCCGCTGATCCGCGTGATGGTCGAAGGGGAGAACGAAGCCCTGGTCACCGGGCTGGCAAACCGGATTGCCGATGCGGTAAAAGCGGCCTGA